One Nitrosopumilus piranensis genomic region harbors:
- a CDS encoding site-specific integrase: MDKFLKYFKLRDYDSLAGMDSKMLQEMVEDYVMEKKSQGKARSTIKTPVSALELFCDANDLTINWKKINRLLPAQKKKSGSKAYTTQQIQKMLQATTNIRNKAIIHFIASSGVRIGALPELKLKHVRNMPQGCKVVTVYPDDVEEYYTFLTSEASKALDDYLEKRVHDGEHLDPEHPLFRQNYAIGIAKPKHLAKVSIQAIIDRILRRAELRFGRDGSRRDVQLDHGFRKRWNTIVKTTDGVKIILAEKMFGHSTPTIPLDETYVDASIEKLFEEFKKAIPELTIDDSQRLKFKNEQQSQKITQLEEKIARIEDLERRMRVMEKSTQ; the protein is encoded by the coding sequence TTGGATAAGTTTCTGAAATACTTCAAGCTTCGTGATTATGACAGCTTGGCTGGTATGGATTCAAAGATGCTTCAGGAGATGGTTGAAGACTATGTGATGGAGAAAAAGAGTCAGGGCAAGGCACGAAGTACTATCAAGACACCTGTTTCTGCATTGGAACTGTTCTGTGATGCCAATGATCTTACAATCAACTGGAAGAAAATTAACCGATTGCTTCCTGCACAAAAGAAAAAGTCTGGTTCCAAGGCATACACAACTCAACAAATCCAAAAAATGCTTCAGGCTACAACCAACATTCGCAACAAGGCAATAATCCACTTTATTGCCTCCTCTGGTGTACGCATTGGCGCATTACCTGAACTGAAATTGAAGCATGTCAGAAACATGCCTCAGGGGTGCAAAGTGGTAACTGTCTACCCTGATGACGTTGAAGAATACTATACTTTTCTTACTTCAGAAGCATCAAAGGCACTTGACGATTATCTTGAGAAACGAGTTCACGATGGCGAGCATCTAGATCCTGAACATCCGTTGTTTAGACAAAACTATGCAATTGGAATTGCAAAACCTAAACATCTGGCCAAGGTCAGCATTCAGGCCATTATTGATAGAATTCTGAGACGAGCTGAATTGAGATTTGGCAGAGATGGTTCAAGACGTGATGTACAGCTAGATCATGGATTCCGAAAACGATGGAATACAATTGTGAAAACAACTGATGGTGTAAAGATAATTCTAGCTGAAAAGATGTTTGGTCACTCTACTCCCACAATCCCCTTGGATGAAACATATGTTGATGCCTCAATTGAAAAACTCTTTGAGGAATTCAAAAAGGCAATACCTGAATTGACAATTGATGATTCACAACGTCTCAAGTTCAAAAATGAACAGCAATCTCAAAAGATCACACAACTTGAAGAAAAGATTGCAAGAATTGAAGACTTGGAAAGACGAATGAGAGTTATGGAAAAATCAACCCAATAG
- a CDS encoding cupin domain-containing protein, which translates to MKLEFDLDTYLEKIKNGSNYFHTFINRESLAAGVLVLQPGEEDTQTPHDIDEVYYVISGNGSLKIGDKNYKVSKNKLFFVAKDVKHYFHSNTKELKVLYFFGGTDS; encoded by the coding sequence TTGAAACTAGAATTTGATTTAGACACATATCTAGAGAAAATTAAAAACGGCAGTAACTATTTTCATACTTTTATTAATAGAGAAAGTTTGGCTGCTGGAGTTTTAGTTCTTCAACCTGGAGAAGAGGATACTCAAACCCCTCATGATATTGATGAAGTCTATTATGTCATATCTGGTAATGGCTCTTTAAAAATTGGAGATAAAAATTACAAAGTTTCAAAAAATAAATTGTTTTTTGTTGCAAAAGATGTTAAGCACTATTTTCACAGCAATACAAAAGAACTAAAGGTTTTGTATTTTTTTGGTGGTACTGACTCTTAA
- the purN gene encoding phosphoribosylglycinamide formyltransferase, with amino-acid sequence MLNLGILISGRGSNMESILKSIKKKKIPINPSIVISNKPDARGLKIAKKLGVNTEVVESKGFKGNRAEYDKKIITVLTKYGVTPRNGLVCLAGFMRIISPEFVKKYKNRIINIHPALLPSFPGLDAQKQALEYGAKFSGCTVHFVDAGMDTGPVIIQSVVKVKENDTESSLSKRILKEEHRIYPEAVNLFARKKIKVSGRRTIII; translated from the coding sequence TTGCTAAATCTTGGAATTTTAATCTCAGGTCGTGGGAGCAACATGGAATCTATCCTAAAGTCAATTAAGAAAAAAAAGATCCCAATAAATCCTTCAATAGTAATTTCAAACAAACCAGATGCAAGGGGTCTAAAAATTGCAAAAAAACTTGGAGTCAACACCGAAGTTGTTGAAAGCAAGGGATTCAAAGGGAACAGGGCAGAATATGATAAAAAGATCATAACAGTCTTAACAAAATATGGAGTAACACCAAGAAATGGGCTAGTATGTCTTGCAGGATTTATGAGAATAATTAGTCCAGAATTTGTAAAAAAATACAAAAACAGAATTATTAATATTCACCCGGCATTATTACCATCATTTCCAGGTCTTGACGCACAAAAACAGGCGCTAGAATATGGAGCAAAATTTTCAGGCTGCACAGTACATTTTGTGGATGCAGGAATGGATACAGGTCCTGTGATAATTCAGTCTGTAGTCAAAGTAAAAGAAAACGATACTGAAAGTTCACTGTCAAAAAGAATTCTAAAAGAAGAGCACAGAATTTATCCTGAAGCTGTAAATCTCTTTGCAAGAAAAAAGATCAAGGTTTCGGGTCGCAGAACAATTATCATTTAA
- a CDS encoding bifunctional 5,10-methylenetetrahydrofolate dehydrogenase/5,10-methenyltetrahydrofolate cyclohydrolase, whose translation MTGIKIDGKVIAQSVKDRVKKAVEELKIQGISPCLATVLVGDNPASATYVKNKHKSCEEVGIATKDHKLDSNTTQVQLNEIIENLNNDNSVHGILVQLPLPEQLDEFITTSRISPLKDVDGLTPHNAGLLAMKKAALVACTPSGVMEMFDYHKIDLEGKNIVLINRSNLVGKPLYHLLLDKNATVITCHSKTKNLAELCKSADIIITAVGDRSKFTLTSDMIKDGAVVIDVAISRFQEKLAGDTDFEDIIQKASFATPVPGGVGPMTVAMLLKNTITAASLSSQIGR comes from the coding sequence ATGACAGGAATCAAGATTGATGGAAAAGTAATTGCTCAATCTGTAAAAGACAGGGTGAAAAAAGCAGTAGAAGAACTAAAGATTCAAGGTATCAGCCCATGCCTGGCAACGGTTCTTGTAGGCGACAATCCAGCGTCTGCCACATATGTCAAAAACAAGCATAAATCATGTGAGGAAGTTGGAATTGCCACAAAAGATCACAAGCTTGATTCAAATACGACCCAAGTTCAACTCAACGAAATTATTGAGAATTTAAACAATGATAATTCAGTTCATGGAATTCTCGTTCAACTCCCACTTCCAGAACAACTAGATGAATTTATCACAACGTCAAGAATTTCACCATTAAAAGATGTAGATGGATTAACTCCACATAATGCAGGGTTGTTGGCTATGAAAAAAGCAGCACTTGTAGCATGTACTCCATCAGGAGTAATGGAGATGTTTGATTATCATAAAATTGATTTAGAAGGGAAAAATATTGTTTTAATTAACAGGAGTAATCTTGTAGGAAAACCACTGTACCATTTGTTGCTAGACAAAAATGCAACTGTCATTACATGTCACTCTAAAACTAAAAACTTGGCAGAGTTGTGCAAATCAGCTGATATTATCATCACAGCAGTTGGGGACAGAAGCAAATTCACGCTGACGTCAGATATGATAAAAGATGGAGCAGTTGTTATTGATGTTGCCATATCAAGATTCCAAGAAAAATTAGCAGGAGATACAGATTTTGAAGATATCATTCAAAAAGCATCTTTTGCAACGCCAGTTCCAGGAGGGGTTGGGCCAATGACAGTTGCAATGCTTTTAAAAAATACAATAACTGCAGCATCACTGAGTAGTCAAATTGGAAGATAA
- a CDS encoding 5-formyltetrahydrofolate cyclo-ligase, translating into MEDNRGKKSIRNILLEKRDATSFDLMKIASQKINKKLKKIKEFRDAQKIGAYYPIGSEILTQDIIQELLSNGKDVFLPRITDKNIEFKKITDFSSLEKGSFDIMEPKIECETENNLDVILVPTVGITAKGIRLGYGHGFYDRFLAKHKTTTISLTLEKQVVKNIPKSDHDMLIDWIVTEDRIVETQK; encoded by the coding sequence TTGGAAGATAATCGCGGGAAAAAATCAATTCGGAATATTCTTTTAGAAAAAAGGGATGCCACATCATTTGATTTGATGAAAATTGCAAGTCAGAAGATCAATAAAAAATTAAAAAAAATCAAAGAGTTCAGAGATGCACAAAAAATTGGAGCATATTATCCAATTGGAAGTGAAATCTTAACTCAGGACATCATTCAAGAATTACTAAGTAATGGAAAGGATGTATTTCTTCCAAGAATAACAGACAAGAATATTGAATTTAAGAAAATTACTGATTTTTCGAGCCTGGAGAAGGGCAGTTTTGACATAATGGAGCCAAAGATAGAGTGTGAAACTGAAAATAACTTGGATGTGATTTTAGTGCCAACAGTAGGGATAACTGCCAAAGGAATCAGGCTAGGATACGGTCATGGATTTTATGATAGGTTTTTAGCTAAACACAAGACAACCACAATTTCTTTGACTTTGGAAAAACAAGTTGTAAAAAATATTCCAAAATCAGATCATGATATGTTAATTGATTGGATTGTAACTGAAGACAGAATTGTAGAAACTCAAAAATAA
- a CDS encoding antibiotic biosynthesis monooxygenase family protein — MKIFNSWNFISEILEKKFNAIFTSHDMFVMIADVSLKEGAEDDFKNWFSESNKVLSKFPGFVSRKFLKSADGSYRIVVEHESKESFIKMHNSPEHEKLHPQGHSFMSEPPQRKTYTVAAE; from the coding sequence TTGAAGATATTTAATTCTTGGAATTTCATATCTGAAATCTTAGAAAAGAAATTTAATGCCATTTTTACTAGTCATGATATGTTTGTAATGATAGCAGACGTTTCACTCAAAGAAGGTGCTGAAGATGATTTTAAAAATTGGTTTTCAGAATCAAACAAAGTTCTATCAAAATTCCCTGGATTTGTATCTAGAAAATTTCTAAAATCTGCTGATGGTAGTTATAGAATTGTGGTAGAACATGAAAGCAAAGAATCTTTTATCAAAATGCATAATAGTCCTGAACATGAAAAACTTCACCCTCAAGGACATTCTTTCATGAGCGAACCTCCACAAAGAAAAACATACACAGTAGCTGCTGAATAA
- a CDS encoding winged helix-turn-helix domain-containing protein: MKKIRIDDTKQMIVGLLAKNKQLRYSEIKKELGITDRAVSNNLTFLINEKTIEFEKKGREKYYSLSKTAFYTWERKIGIFSSNYTSYLEKKWSWPRGEEAYQTPTQAYEDINKKIGIFYLYTMLKSLETGKNWIDAVDTKRMFEDLAKVILDFIFVDQRTKQELFSEDMLMTLATEGWEKFFAETKKMIRANKNNEKLDLMFKELENQYPEEFGAIKQSEKEKIMSLFDFEDKNNKK, encoded by the coding sequence GTGAAAAAGATCAGAATAGACGATACAAAACAAATGATTGTAGGACTACTTGCAAAAAATAAACAGCTAAGATACTCAGAAATCAAAAAAGAATTAGGAATAACAGACAGAGCAGTAAGCAACAATCTGACTTTTTTAATAAATGAAAAAACAATTGAATTTGAAAAAAAAGGACGTGAAAAATATTATTCACTAAGTAAGACAGCATTTTATACATGGGAAAGAAAAATAGGTATTTTTTCATCAAACTATACTAGTTACTTAGAAAAAAAATGGTCATGGCCAAGGGGAGAGGAAGCATATCAAACCCCCACTCAAGCATATGAAGATATCAATAAAAAAATTGGAATATTTTATTTGTATACCATGTTGAAAAGCCTAGAAACGGGTAAAAATTGGATAGATGCTGTAGACACAAAAAGAATGTTTGAAGATCTTGCAAAGGTCATATTAGATTTTATTTTTGTGGATCAAAGAACAAAACAAGAATTATTCAGTGAAGATATGCTAATGACATTAGCAACTGAAGGATGGGAAAAGTTTTTTGCAGAGACCAAGAAAATGATTAGAGCAAACAAGAACAATGAAAAATTAGATCTTATGTTTAAAGAATTGGAAAATCAATATCCAGAAGAATTTGGTGCAATAAAACAATCAGAAAAAGAGAAAATAATGTCCTTGTTTGATTTTGAAGATAAAAATAATAAAAAATGA
- a CDS encoding DUF5615 family PIN-like protein — MKSKRKPKFLLDECVQIADKELRNHLGFINARDIVATGTSDDKLLSSAKRRNLIIITKDIQFILNTILTGNKIVFHNKNTRVLIIPKIKTIDSGCNHSKYKSMLTYYLQEHEEIIVP, encoded by the coding sequence ATGAAATCCAAACGTAAACCCAAATTTCTGCTTGATGAATGTGTACAAATTGCAGATAAAGAATTGAGAAATCATCTTGGGTTTATTAATGCTCGTGATATTGTGGCTACTGGTACATCTGATGACAAATTACTTTCTTCTGCAAAAAGAAGAAATTTGATAATTATTACTAAAGACATACAATTTATTCTAAATACAATTCTTACTGGAAACAAAATAGTTTTTCATAATAAAAATACAAGGGTGTTAATCATCCCAAAAATAAAAACCATAGATTCTGGTTGTAACCATTCCAAATACAAAAGCATGCTGACTTACTATCTTCAAGAACATGAGGAGATTATTGTCCCATGA